One window of Cohnella hashimotonis genomic DNA carries:
- a CDS encoding HD domain-containing phosphohydrolase, whose amino-acid sequence MDRAWTQNAKILIVDDQPTNIMLLEHVLRRAGFTNLHSTTDPASAMRLFCELAPDIVLLDLHMPVVDGFEVLRQLCPLIGESSFLPVVVLTADDSPSARKEALHLGASDFITKPLDASEVVLRIGNLLKSRYFYLQLQEQNHTLERRVQERTSELEQAKLEILHLLARTAEYRDDETGQHTQRVGRMARDVAVALGLPQQEVELIEQATPLHDIGKIGISDEILLKPGRFTAEEFEQMKRHTLIGAWILETSLFPVLQVAGEIALTHHEKWNGAGYPRGLSGTDIPLSGRIVSIADFYDALTHERPYKKAWSHEEAIAEIRAQRGVHFDPVVVDAFLDVLHVPVSC is encoded by the coding sequence ATGGATCGCGCATGGACGCAAAATGCCAAAATCCTCATCGTTGACGACCAACCTACAAACATCATGCTGCTGGAGCACGTGCTGAGAAGGGCGGGCTTCACTAACCTGCACAGTACGACGGATCCGGCCTCGGCGATGCGGCTCTTTTGCGAGCTCGCGCCGGATATTGTGCTGCTCGATCTTCATATGCCGGTCGTCGACGGGTTCGAAGTGCTCCGGCAGCTGTGTCCGCTGATCGGAGAGAGCAGCTTCCTGCCTGTCGTGGTGCTCACGGCCGACGACTCTCCGAGCGCGCGCAAAGAGGCGCTTCATCTGGGTGCCAGCGACTTTATCACCAAGCCGCTCGACGCTTCCGAGGTAGTGCTGCGCATCGGCAATTTGCTGAAATCGCGTTATTTTTACCTGCAGCTGCAGGAGCAGAATCATACGCTCGAACGGCGGGTCCAGGAGCGTACGTCGGAGCTGGAGCAGGCCAAGCTCGAGATTCTGCATCTGCTCGCGCGCACGGCGGAGTATCGCGACGACGAGACGGGCCAGCATACGCAACGCGTGGGGCGGATGGCGCGCGATGTCGCCGTCGCGCTCGGATTGCCGCAGCAGGAGGTCGAGCTGATCGAGCAGGCGACGCCGCTGCACGATATCGGCAAGATCGGCATTTCGGACGAGATTCTGCTGAAGCCTGGCCGCTTTACGGCGGAGGAATTCGAGCAGATGAAGCGGCATACGCTCATCGGCGCATGGATTTTGGAGACGAGCTTGTTCCCGGTGCTGCAGGTAGCGGGCGAGATCGCGCTCACGCATCACGAAAAGTGGAACGGCGCCGGTTATCCTCGGGGTCTCAGCGGAACGGACATTCCGTTGTCGGGACGTATTGTGTCGATCGCCGACTTCTACGATGCGCTCACGCATGAGCGGCCTTATAAGAAGGCCTGGTCCCACGAGGAGGCGATCGCCGAGATTCGAGCGCAGCGCGGCGTACATTTCGACCCCGTGGTCGTGGACGCATTTCTCGACGTTTTGCATGTGCCTGTCTCCTGTTGA
- a CDS encoding DUF523 domain-containing protein gives MVKRMPAKILVSACLLGQQVRYDGGGKLCDEARFLRWQAEGRFVPVCPEVAGGLPTPRPPAQIRGDRVVTEQGDDLTEAFDRGAELALQAALAHGVALAILKQSSPSCGSLFVYDGTFSGVKRPGEGRTAALLRKHGFKVFGEDQLEEAERELARLERERTEPGR, from the coding sequence ATGGTTAAACGGATGCCGGCGAAAATACTGGTCAGTGCCTGCTTGCTTGGTCAGCAGGTGCGTTACGACGGCGGCGGCAAGCTATGCGATGAGGCCCGATTCTTGCGGTGGCAGGCGGAAGGCCGATTCGTGCCGGTGTGTCCCGAAGTCGCGGGCGGGCTGCCGACGCCGCGGCCGCCGGCGCAGATCCGGGGCGACAGGGTCGTAACGGAGCAGGGGGATGACCTGACGGAGGCGTTCGACCGCGGCGCGGAGCTTGCGCTGCAGGCTGCGCTGGCGCATGGCGTGGCGCTGGCCATTCTCAAGCAGAGCAGCCCCTCCTGCGGCAGTCTGTTCGTCTATGACGGCACCTTCAGCGGCGTAAAGCGTCCCGGAGAAGGCAGGACGGCGGCGCTGCTGCGCAAGCACGGCTTCAAGGTTTTCGGAGAGGATCAGCTGGAGGAGGCGGAGCGCGAGCTGGCGCGCCTGGAGCGGGAGAGGACGGAGCCGGGACGATGA
- a CDS encoding VOC family protein has translation MTKELWINLPSKDLERTKQFYRDIGFTFNPNFPGGDSAVSLLVGNPAVVVMLFPEEVFAGFAASGASDGRAAAEVLLSIGADSREEVDELAAKASAAGGQLYSKPGESQGWMYGCGFADPDGHRWNALYMDTEKMPGR, from the coding sequence ATGACCAAGGAATTGTGGATCAACCTGCCCAGCAAGGATCTGGAACGCACCAAGCAGTTCTATCGCGATATCGGCTTCACGTTTAACCCTAATTTCCCGGGTGGCGATTCTGCCGTCAGCCTGCTGGTCGGCAACCCTGCGGTCGTCGTCATGCTGTTCCCCGAGGAAGTGTTCGCGGGCTTTGCCGCAAGCGGCGCCTCGGATGGTCGCGCGGCGGCGGAGGTGCTGCTTTCGATCGGTGCGGACAGCCGCGAGGAAGTGGACGAGCTGGCCGCAAAGGCATCTGCAGCCGGCGGCCAGCTGTACAGCAAGCCCGGGGAAAGCCAGGGCTGGATGTACGGCTGCGGCTTCGCCGATCCGGACGGGCACCGGTGGAACGCACTTTATATGGATACGGAGAAAATGCCGGGGAGATAA
- a CDS encoding ester cyclase, with translation MKHQPQSSNFSGEGAVPQKVPTTAEVALDFIERFWNGGDSDCVALLLADDYVDHAYEPGNADGLLAMAERLRTAFPDQRSTVECATTEGDRVVVRLRMRGTHLGTFRGKVATGLPIDARLYREYRVANGRIAEHWALFDTASLLRQIGAELNEQPACRVNGARELE, from the coding sequence ATGAAGCATCAACCTCAATCTTCAAATTTTTCAGGCGAAGGTGCAGTCCCCCAAAAAGTCCCGACAACCGCGGAGGTGGCGCTAGACTTCATCGAGCGATTCTGGAACGGCGGAGATTCAGACTGCGTCGCACTGCTTCTTGCGGATGATTACGTCGATCACGCCTACGAGCCGGGTAATGCGGACGGGCTGCTCGCGATGGCGGAAAGGCTGCGAACGGCGTTTCCCGATCAGCGGTCGACGGTGGAGTGCGCAACGACGGAGGGGGATCGCGTGGTCGTCCGCCTTCGGATGAGAGGGACCCATCTGGGCACGTTTAGAGGAAAAGTGGCCACAGGATTGCCCATCGACGCCCGGCTGTATCGGGAATACCGCGTCGCAAACGGCCGGATCGCCGAGCATTGGGCGCTGTTCGACACCGCCTCGCTGCTGCGCCAGATCGGCGCGGAGCTTAACGAGCAGCCTGCCTGCCGCGTGAATGGAGCGCGTGAACTCGAATAG
- a CDS encoding MGMT family protein: MQPFTAQVVEVIKAIPAGKVMTYGQVAAAAGSSRAARRVVWVLHSLSEAHGLPWHRVVNAKGEIALPGDEARFTQRALLEEEGVLFDGDYRVDLVQCRWDGGDREKDG; the protein is encoded by the coding sequence ATGCAGCCATTTACGGCCCAAGTGGTCGAAGTCATAAAGGCGATACCTGCCGGCAAGGTAATGACGTACGGGCAAGTGGCGGCAGCGGCAGGCAGCTCGCGGGCCGCGCGGCGCGTTGTCTGGGTGCTGCATTCGCTGAGCGAAGCGCACGGTCTTCCATGGCATAGAGTCGTGAACGCCAAAGGCGAGATCGCGCTGCCGGGCGACGAGGCCCGGTTTACGCAGCGCGCGCTGCTGGAGGAAGAGGGCGTGCTTTTCGATGGAGATTATCGGGTGGACCTCGTACAGTGCAGGTGGGACGGGGGGGACCGGGAGAAGGATGGTTAA
- a CDS encoding class I SAM-dependent methyltransferase, which yields MNPNVKKQFDAVATQYEEQRRGLIPCFDDFYGMALSLAESGERSPRVLDLGAGTGLMAAMVRSKLPAARMTLIDMSESMLDVARERFSGDPHVEIIVADYSDYAFAPESFDIIVSSLSIHHLTHASKQELFKKLYRALSPGGVFVNADQVAGHTPASDAYYRRRWLAEIAASGLSQSAIDASVERRSVDINAKLDDQLAWMTEAGFQDADCMYKYLDFAVFFGAKPAAS from the coding sequence ATGAACCCGAACGTGAAAAAGCAATTCGACGCCGTCGCGACGCAGTACGAGGAACAGCGGAGAGGCTTGATTCCGTGCTTTGACGACTTTTACGGCATGGCTTTGTCGTTGGCCGAGAGCGGGGAGCGTTCGCCTCGCGTGCTGGACTTGGGCGCAGGCACCGGCCTGATGGCCGCGATGGTGCGAAGCAAGCTGCCCGCAGCGCGGATGACCTTGATCGATATGAGCGAAAGTATGCTGGACGTCGCCCGAGAGCGATTTTCCGGGGACCCGCATGTTGAAATTATCGTAGCCGACTACTCGGACTACGCGTTCGCGCCCGAAAGCTTCGATATCATCGTTTCGTCTCTCTCGATCCACCATTTGACCCATGCGTCCAAACAAGAATTGTTCAAAAAGCTTTATCGCGCCCTCTCACCGGGCGGCGTGTTCGTCAACGCGGACCAGGTCGCGGGCCATACGCCGGCCTCGGATGCGTACTATCGCCGAAGATGGCTCGCCGAGATCGCCGCCAGCGGCCTGTCCCAATCCGCCATCGATGCCTCCGTGGAGCGGCGAAGCGTGGATATCAACGCCAAGCTGGACGACCAGCTCGCCTGGATGACGGAGGCGGGATTCCAGGACGCGGATTGCATGTACAAATATCTCGACTTCGCCGTCTTCTTCGGCGCCAAGCCTGCGGCGTCCTGA
- a CDS encoding lipoate--protein ligase family protein: MAGLLILDRTDQLEATDPLYAFALDELLCRAAGAGGPAVCHLWRHPRAFVMGLRDSRLPRAREAADRLADQGYGVAVRNSGGAAVPLDPGVVNLSLILPKDRAEDMAFHGDFERMYDLIRLAVRQLGGEAAKGEVVGSYCPGDFDLSIAGRKFCGIAQRRQVKSYSVQAFVIAEGEGDERARVVREFYGLAADGADPSAYPDVGTDRMASLAELTGAGAAGLARIRGGADGENGARGGDDAGGVADGGMGGGISLRFAAAVKDVIRAYQTPSGLAGAEAALRLPTPEEVEAMAASLRTRYGI; the protein is encoded by the coding sequence ATGGCAGGGCTGTTGATTCTCGACCGGACCGACCAGTTGGAGGCGACAGACCCGCTGTACGCGTTCGCGCTGGACGAGCTGCTTTGCCGTGCGGCCGGCGCCGGCGGACCCGCGGTCTGCCATCTGTGGCGGCATCCGCGGGCCTTCGTCATGGGCTTGCGGGACAGCCGCCTCCCGCGCGCGCGGGAAGCGGCCGACCGGCTGGCCGATCAGGGCTACGGCGTCGCCGTCCGCAACTCGGGCGGCGCGGCCGTACCGCTCGATCCGGGCGTCGTCAACCTGTCGCTGATCCTGCCGAAGGATCGGGCCGAGGACATGGCGTTCCATGGCGATTTCGAGCGGATGTACGATCTGATCCGGCTGGCCGTCCGTCAGCTCGGCGGCGAAGCTGCCAAGGGCGAGGTCGTTGGCTCCTACTGCCCCGGCGACTTCGACCTGTCGATCGCAGGCCGCAAGTTCTGCGGCATCGCCCAGCGCAGGCAGGTGAAGTCCTACAGCGTGCAGGCCTTTGTTATCGCCGAAGGCGAAGGCGACGAGCGCGCGAGGGTCGTGCGCGAGTTTTACGGGCTGGCGGCCGACGGCGCCGATCCGTCCGCGTACCCGGACGTCGGCACGGACCGGATGGCAAGCCTCGCCGAGCTGACGGGGGCGGGGGCCGCGGGCCTTGCACGTATTCGGGGCGGTGCGGATGGCGAGAACGGTGCGCGTGGGGGAGATGATGCGGGCGGCGTTGCAGATGGCGGTATGGGCGGCGGGATATCCCTTCGGTTCGCCGCCGCGGTGAAAGACGTCATCCGCGCGTATCAGACGCCGTCCGGTCTCGCCGGCGCCGAGGCTGCGCTACGCCTGCCGACGCCGGAAGAGGTCGAGGCGATGGCGGCTTCGCTCCGGACGCGTTATGGAATTTAG
- a CDS encoding DUF1284 domain-containing protein: MTIKLRGHHLLCLLGYRGKGYSEGFCTNMTRVYERLRTEPGTEIELILGPDDICAAFPEDQEPHCENASVYRKDEEIARQLGISVGERRAWADVVAAVAERVRPNDIGSLCSDCRWEPYGLCREGVTHIHLSPSLRELPPA; encoded by the coding sequence ATGACGATCAAGCTGCGCGGGCATCATCTGCTCTGCCTGCTGGGTTACCGGGGAAAAGGGTACTCGGAGGGGTTCTGCACGAATATGACGCGCGTATACGAACGGCTCCGGACGGAGCCCGGAACGGAAATCGAGCTGATCCTCGGGCCCGACGACATCTGCGCCGCGTTTCCCGAGGACCAGGAGCCGCATTGCGAGAATGCGAGCGTGTACCGCAAGGACGAGGAGATCGCGCGGCAGCTCGGTATATCCGTAGGGGAGCGGCGCGCATGGGCGGATGTCGTGGCTGCCGTCGCCGAACGGGTGCGGCCGAACGACATCGGCTCCCTCTGCAGCGATTGCAGATGGGAGCCGTATGGGCTGTGCCGGGAAGGTGTGACGCATATTCATTTGTCGCCCAGTCTGCGGGAGCTGCCTCCCGCCTGA
- the pepT gene encoding peptidase T, protein MKQELIDRFVKYVQVDTQSNDNSPSYPSTPGQWTLLRMLEEELKSIGMQEVSVDDNGYLMATLPSNTDADVPTIGFLAHVDTATDFTGANVKPQLVYNYAGGDIVLNSALKIALSPEMFPDLARYVGHTLVTTDGTTLLGADDKAGIAEIMTAMAYLIRHPEIKHGRIRIAFTPDEEIGRGPHKFDVAAFGAKYAYTMDGGPLGELEYESFNAAGAVVTVKGINVHPGTAKGKMVNSAKIAMAFHARLPEAEAPEFTEGYEGFYHLQSIEGDVERTTLRYLVRDHDRNLFERRKHVLENIAEEFRQTYGEHSIELAMKDSYYNMREKIEPVIHIVDIAREAMESLGIEPIIKPIRGGTDGSQLSYMGLPTPNIFTGGENYHGKYEFASVDNMVQAVKVIVDIVQRYEQRARE, encoded by the coding sequence ATGAAGCAGGAATTAATCGATCGGTTCGTCAAATACGTGCAAGTGGATACCCAGTCGAACGACAACAGCCCGTCGTACCCGTCGACGCCGGGTCAATGGACCTTGCTCCGCATGCTGGAGGAGGAATTGAAGAGCATCGGCATGCAGGAGGTGTCGGTCGACGACAATGGCTACCTGATGGCGACGCTCCCCTCTAATACGGATGCTGACGTCCCGACGATCGGGTTTTTAGCGCATGTCGATACCGCCACCGACTTCACGGGTGCGAACGTCAAGCCTCAGCTTGTCTACAACTATGCCGGCGGAGACATCGTGCTGAACTCCGCGCTTAAGATCGCATTGTCTCCCGAGATGTTCCCCGATCTCGCCAGGTATGTCGGCCATACGCTCGTCACGACCGACGGCACGACGCTGCTCGGCGCGGACGACAAGGCGGGCATCGCCGAGATTATGACCGCCATGGCTTACCTGATCCGCCATCCGGAGATCAAGCATGGCCGCATTCGCATCGCGTTTACCCCTGACGAGGAGATCGGCCGGGGCCCGCACAAGTTCGACGTCGCCGCATTCGGCGCGAAGTATGCCTACACGATGGACGGCGGGCCGCTGGGCGAGCTGGAATACGAGAGCTTTAACGCCGCTGGTGCGGTCGTAACCGTTAAGGGTATCAACGTGCATCCGGGCACCGCTAAGGGCAAGATGGTGAATTCCGCCAAGATCGCAATGGCTTTCCATGCCAGGCTGCCGGAAGCGGAGGCGCCCGAGTTCACGGAAGGCTACGAAGGATTCTACCACCTGCAGTCGATCGAAGGCGACGTGGAGCGGACGACGCTGCGCTATCTGGTGCGCGACCATGACCGGAACCTGTTCGAGCGGCGCAAGCACGTGCTCGAGAACATCGCGGAAGAGTTCCGCCAGACTTACGGCGAGCACAGCATCGAGCTCGCGATGAAGGATTCGTACTACAACATGCGGGAGAAAATCGAGCCCGTCATCCATATCGTCGACATCGCCCGCGAAGCGATGGAGAGCCTCGGCATCGAGCCGATCATCAAGCCGATCCGCGGCGGTACGGACGGCTCGCAGCTGTCCTACATGGGGCTGCCGACGCCGAACATCTTCACCGGCGGGGAGAATTACCACGGGAAATACGAGTTTGCCTCCGTCGACAACATGGTGCAGGCCGTCAAGGTGATCGTCGACATCGTCCAGCGCTATGAGCAGCGAGCGCGTGAATAA
- a CDS encoding HD domain-containing phosphohydrolase, protein MEQSPYSALVIRLVRNYIIGSVVAVLGVGGAILSGSLSLPRSELLHLQAILLVSLLTMFIAEYFAFRRHIAPIRELFRSERPALAQIEAAYLRAHRLPSLAVARTLGPHLLGLSLPASALAVLAIRLGWANLPYYYIGLAAAGAVLVACMHALIEFFLTAQSIRPLLAHLRAAGRRMYGADISLNGRVLVSIQRKFQLSAFLIGTFPVILFSLATQIRLNGWSQDLGYDYWRWAGLILVTGVGFSSLGAWLLGRDVQQPIRELYEAMSEVQAGRLQTSASDLYSDEFARLTAGFNGMVEGLRSRERMNAQLLQSYYATLAAALDARDAYTAGHSQRVAEYSSVIGRAAGLSADELDVLRKSALLHDIGKIGVRDSVLLKEGKLTDEEFEQIKQHPVLGENILLQVEPREAMAPLLPGVRSHHERYDGRGYPDGLSGEGIPAAGRIIAVADAFDAMTSDRPYRKGMPFGKAFAILEEGGGEQWDPKYVELFVSRMRGS, encoded by the coding sequence ATGGAGCAGTCGCCGTACAGCGCTTTAGTGATCCGTCTCGTCCGAAACTATATCATCGGCTCGGTCGTCGCCGTGCTCGGAGTGGGCGGTGCCATTCTATCGGGCAGCTTGAGCCTGCCGCGGAGCGAGCTGTTGCACTTGCAGGCGATCCTGCTCGTTTCCCTCCTGACGATGTTCATCGCCGAATACTTCGCCTTTCGCAGGCATATCGCGCCGATCCGCGAGCTTTTCCGGTCGGAACGGCCGGCGTTGGCACAGATCGAAGCGGCGTACCTGAGGGCGCATCGGCTGCCCTCGCTCGCCGTCGCACGCACGCTCGGTCCGCATCTGCTGGGCTTGTCGCTGCCCGCGAGCGCGCTGGCGGTGCTGGCCATCCGGCTCGGATGGGCGAATCTGCCCTACTACTACATCGGATTGGCGGCAGCCGGCGCGGTGCTCGTCGCTTGCATGCATGCCTTAATCGAGTTTTTCCTCACGGCCCAATCCATCCGTCCGCTGCTCGCGCACTTGAGAGCGGCCGGGCGTCGCATGTACGGCGCCGACATCTCCCTGAACGGGCGCGTTCTCGTCTCGATCCAGCGCAAGTTTCAGCTGAGCGCTTTTTTGATCGGGACGTTCCCGGTGATCCTGTTCAGCCTGGCGACGCAGATTCGTTTGAACGGCTGGTCGCAAGATCTCGGTTACGACTATTGGCGGTGGGCGGGCCTTATCCTCGTGACGGGCGTCGGTTTTTCCTCGCTGGGCGCCTGGCTGCTCGGGAGGGACGTCCAGCAGCCGATCCGGGAGCTGTACGAGGCGATGTCCGAGGTGCAGGCCGGCAGGCTGCAGACTTCCGCGTCCGACCTGTACTCGGACGAGTTCGCCAGGTTGACGGCAGGCTTCAACGGCATGGTCGAAGGACTGCGGTCGCGGGAGCGGATGAACGCGCAGCTGCTGCAGAGCTATTACGCCACGCTGGCTGCGGCGCTGGATGCCCGCGATGCGTATACGGCTGGCCATTCGCAGCGCGTAGCCGAGTACAGCTCGGTCATCGGACGGGCGGCGGGCCTCTCCGCCGACGAGCTCGACGTGCTTCGCAAGTCGGCGCTGCTCCACGACATCGGCAAGATCGGCGTTCGCGACAGCGTGCTGCTCAAGGAGGGCAAGCTGACGGACGAGGAGTTCGAGCAGATCAAGCAGCACCCCGTGCTGGGAGAAAACATTCTGCTGCAGGTCGAGCCCCGCGAAGCGATGGCGCCGCTGCTGCCCGGCGTGCGCTCGCATCACGAGCGCTACGACGGCCGCGGCTATCCGGACGGTCTGAGCGGCGAAGGGATTCCGGCGGCCGGCCGCATCATCGCGGTGGCGGACGCATTCGACGCCATGACGTCGGACAGGCCTTATCGCAAGGGGATGCCGTTCGGAAAAGCCTTCGCCATCTTGGAAGAGGGCGGAGGCGAGCAGTGGGATCCTAAGTACGTCGAGCTTTTCGTCTCCCGGATGCGGGGGAGCTGA
- a CDS encoding GNAT family N-acetyltransferase, whose amino-acid sequence MRIEYRKMEIADYDRLIALWRRIEGLALSEADEREEIAAYLRRNEGMSFVCEAEGELAGTILCGHDGRRGYVYHAAVDPAYRGRGIARQLASLSLDKLREAGIGKCHLFVLEDNDAGAGFWAATGWQRRSGFYVYSRDV is encoded by the coding sequence ATGAGGATCGAATACAGGAAGATGGAAATCGCCGATTACGACCGGCTGATTGCGCTATGGCGGCGAATCGAAGGTCTGGCGCTGAGCGAGGCGGACGAGAGGGAAGAGATCGCGGCCTACTTACGCCGCAACGAAGGCATGAGTTTCGTGTGCGAAGCGGAGGGAGAGCTGGCCGGCACGATTCTGTGCGGCCATGACGGACGGCGCGGCTACGTGTACCATGCCGCAGTAGATCCTGCTTATCGGGGCCGGGGGATCGCCCGTCAGCTGGCCTCCCTGAGTCTGGACAAGCTGCGGGAGGCCGGCATCGGGAAGTGCCACCTTTTCGTGCTCGAGGACAATGACGCGGGCGCCGGTTTTTGGGCAGCGACCGGGTGGCAGCGCCGAAGCGGATTTTACGTCTATTCCCGTGATGTGTAA
- a CDS encoding ABC transporter ATP-binding protein: protein MNAVVKVTNLTKSYGDTAAVSGVSFELEENKIYGLLGRNGAGKTTIMHMLTAQQFASGGNIEVFGEEPYENESVLRRVCFIKESQKYPQMFTVKDVLDVSALLHPNWDAAYAAGLAEAFGLPTKRKVHKLSRGMLSAVGVVVGLASRAPLTIFDEPYLGLDAVARALFYDRLLEDYAEHPRTVILSTHLIDEVSRLLEHVLLIDQGRLLLDQDVERLSGMAYTVVGSAARIDSFVSGKKVLSRDAMGAIASATVMGEASPQERREAAERGLEFSPVSLQQLIVHLTGRQKEEREAVSS, encoded by the coding sequence ATGAACGCGGTCGTAAAGGTAACGAACCTGACCAAATCCTACGGGGATACGGCGGCGGTGAGCGGCGTAAGCTTCGAGCTGGAGGAGAACAAAATCTACGGTCTGCTCGGCCGCAACGGCGCCGGCAAGACGACGATCATGCACATGCTGACGGCGCAGCAGTTCGCGTCGGGCGGGAATATCGAGGTGTTCGGCGAAGAGCCGTACGAGAATGAGTCCGTCCTCCGCCGGGTCTGCTTCATCAAGGAGAGCCAGAAGTACCCGCAGATGTTCACCGTGAAGGACGTGCTGGACGTATCCGCCTTGCTGCATCCGAACTGGGACGCGGCGTATGCTGCGGGGCTGGCCGAGGCGTTCGGGCTGCCGACGAAGCGCAAGGTGCATAAGCTGTCGCGCGGCATGCTGTCCGCCGTCGGCGTCGTCGTCGGGCTGGCGAGCCGGGCGCCGCTCACGATCTTCGATGAGCCGTATCTCGGGCTGGATGCGGTCGCGCGTGCCTTGTTCTACGACCGGCTGCTGGAGGACTATGCCGAACATCCGCGCACCGTCATCCTGTCGACGCACCTGATCGATGAAGTGAGCCGTTTGCTGGAGCACGTGCTGCTGATCGATCAAGGCAGGCTGCTGCTCGATCAGGACGTGGAGCGTCTGTCCGGGATGGCCTATACCGTCGTGGGTTCGGCCGCCAGGATCGATTCGTTCGTGTCTGGGAAAAAAGTGCTGTCGCGGGACGCCATGGGGGCGATCGCTTCGGCGACGGTCATGGGCGAGGCGAGTCCGCAGGAGCGCAGAGAGGCCGCAGAACGCGGCTTGGAGTTCTCTCCGGTATCGCTGCAGCAGCTGATTGTGCATCTGACCGGCAGGCAAAAAGAGGAGAGGGAGGCGGTCTCGTCATGA
- a CDS encoding NAD(P)/FAD-dependent oxidoreductase — translation MWNLFDIAIIGGGPAGLSAALVLGRARRFVALFDEAKPRNRVSLASHGFLTRDGTPPAAMRKMAHDELAAYPSVRIRGSRVEEVAREPDGGFRLTDAAGESWRAARLLLAAGLKELLPEIPGLYDFYGRSLFCCAYCDGWELRDRPLVLIAGNDHTFHLAKTVYNWSKDLLVCTNGYDSLEPEEERALRERGIRVDRREIGGFVGEDGQLSAVRFADGGEAACAGGFVAERLRQAAPFAERLGCAMTPYGGIETDGAGRTSVPGVYAAGDATCIMPAQLIVAAADGTRAAIGINEDMTDEAFA, via the coding sequence ATGTGGAACTTGTTCGATATCGCAATCATAGGTGGCGGTCCGGCGGGTCTTAGCGCCGCGCTCGTGCTGGGCAGGGCGAGACGATTTGTCGCGCTGTTCGACGAAGCTAAACCGCGCAACCGGGTGTCGTTGGCCTCGCACGGCTTTTTGACGCGGGACGGCACGCCGCCGGCGGCCATGCGGAAAATGGCGCATGACGAGCTGGCCGCTTATCCGAGCGTGCGTATTCGCGGGAGCCGGGTGGAGGAAGTGGCGCGCGAGCCGGACGGCGGCTTCCGGTTGACGGACGCGGCGGGAGAAAGCTGGCGCGCTGCGAGGCTGCTGCTGGCCGCAGGTCTGAAGGAGCTGCTGCCGGAAATTCCGGGGCTGTACGATTTTTATGGGAGGAGCCTGTTCTGCTGCGCCTACTGCGACGGCTGGGAGCTGCGCGATCGGCCGCTCGTGCTTATTGCTGGCAATGACCATACCTTCCACCTGGCCAAGACGGTCTATAATTGGAGCAAGGATCTGCTCGTCTGCACCAACGGCTACGATTCGCTCGAGCCGGAAGAGGAACGTGCGCTGCGGGAGCGCGGCATCCGGGTCGACCGTCGCGAGATCGGGGGCTTCGTCGGCGAGGACGGGCAGTTGTCGGCCGTGCGGTTTGCGGACGGCGGGGAGGCCGCGTGCGCCGGGGGCTTCGTCGCCGAGCGGCTGCGGCAGGCGGCTCCCTTCGCGGAGCGGCTCGGCTGCGCGATGACGCCTTACGGCGGCATCGAGACGGACGGCGCGGGACGGACAAGCGTTCCCGGCGTCTACGCGGCGGGCGACGCGACGTGCATCATGCCGGCCCAGCTTATCGTAGCTGCGGCCGACGGCACTCGCGCCGCAATCGGCATCAACGAGGATATGACGGACGAGGCGTTCGCTTGA
- a CDS encoding GntR family transcriptional regulator, whose protein sequence is MSFLIDDSRPIFVQIAERIENDIIEGALPEESQVPSTNQFAAFYQINPATAAKGVNLLTDQGILYKKRGIGMFVAAGAKASLVEKRREQFYEQYVVAMMREAEKLGITQDQLADMVRKGGNKS, encoded by the coding sequence ATGAGCTTCCTGATCGACGACAGCCGTCCGATATTCGTGCAAATCGCCGAACGCATCGAGAACGACATTATCGAGGGCGCGCTGCCCGAGGAATCCCAGGTGCCGTCGACCAATCAGTTCGCGGCGTTTTACCAGATCAATCCGGCCACGGCGGCCAAAGGCGTCAACCTGTTGACGGATCAAGGCATCCTTTACAAGAAGAGAGGGATCGGCATGTTCGTGGCGGCAGGGGCGAAGGCGAGCCTGGTCGAGAAACGCAGGGAGCAGTTCTACGAGCAATATGTCGTGGCCATGATGCGGGAAGCGGAGAAGCTCGGCATTACGCAGGATCAGCTCGCGGACATGGTCCGCAAGGGAGGGAACAAGTCATGA